A genomic region of Mobula hypostoma chromosome 16, sMobHyp1.1, whole genome shotgun sequence contains the following coding sequences:
- the nxnl2 gene encoding nucleoredoxin-like protein 2 yields MVDVFAGHMLVNKDGEAVDPEEALKNKVVGIYFSGGWCPPCRDFTPRLCEFYTELMEESEPAPQFEIVFVSSDKSQADMENYMVAMHGDWLALPWEDQYKIELKKKYCITAIPKLVIVKQNGDVITDKGRKQIRDYGLACFRNWIEVAEVFQNFSAN; encoded by the exons ATGGTGGACGTGTTCGCCGGGCACATGCTGGTCAATAAGGACGGCGAGGCGGTGGACCCCGAGGAGGCGCTGAAGAATAAAGTTGTGGGCATCTACTTTTCGGGGGGCTGGTGCCCTCCCTGCCGCGATTTCACGCCGCGCCTGTGCGAGTTCTACACCGAGCTGATGGAGGAGTCGGAGCCGGCGCCGCAGTTCGAGATCGTCTTCGTGTCTTCGGATAAGAGCCAAGCCGACATGGAGAACTACATGGTAGCGATGCACGGAGACTGGCTGGCACTACCCTGGGAGGATCAGTACAAAAT AGAGTTGAAGAAGAAATACTGCATTACAGCAATACCAAAACTGGTAATTGTGAAACAAAATGGAGATGTCATCACTGACAAAGGACGTAAACAGATACGAGATTATGGTTTGGCGTGCTTCAGGAACTGGATTGAAGTAGCAGAGGTTTTCCAGAATTTTTCAGCTAATTGA